CAGCGAAGGCGGCAGCCACGCGGCGATCGCCGGCGTGCAGATCAACGCCTTGCGCGGCCCGCGCGGCCTGTTCGACGCGGCTACGCTGCGCGCCGCGATACGGCCACGCACGCGTTATGCTCCGCCCCAGACCCTGCTCGAGATCGAGCAAACCGCCAATATCGGCGGCGGCACCATCTGGCCTCGATCGACACTCGACGAACTGACGGCGATCGCGCGCAACGAGGGCTGGGCCACCCATATGGACGGCGCCCGTCTGATGAACGCCTGTGTCGCGACCAACATCAGGCCGGCCGACATGTGCGCCGGCTTCGACAGCGTCTGGCTCGACTTCACCAAGGGGCTCGGCGCGCCGCTCGGCGCGGTCCTGGCCGGCTCGCACGATTTCATCGGCCGGGCCTGGCGCTGGAAGCAGCGGCTTGGCGGGTCGATGCGGCAGGCCGGAATTTGTGCCGCCGCCTGTCTTTATGCCCTGGACCACAATGTCGAGCGGCTGGCCGACGACCATGTCCATGCGCGCGCGCTCGCTGCCGGCTTGGCGCGGCTGCCGGGTGTCGATGTCGCGGAGCCCGACACCAACCTGGTGTTCTTCGACGTCGCCCGGGCCGGAACCACCGCGGCGGCGCTTCAGGCAGCCCTGCGATCCCAGGGCATCGCGATCAGCCTGCTCGGCGGACGCCTGCGCGCCTGCACCCACCTCGACGTCTCCGCATCGATGATCGACGAGACGCTGGGGGCGATCGCCGGGATCATCAGGCGCTAAGCATCGCGCCGGTGAGGCAGCGCGCGCGCCCGCCAAAAGGCGTCAGGCCAGATAGATCTGTGCGAGCTTAACCCAATAGCTTGCGGCCGGAAGGATCGTGTCGTCGTTGAAATCATAGCTTGGATGATGCAGCGGATAGCTCTGTTCGCCATTGCCGAGCACGACATAGGCCCCCGGCCGGTTGGCCAGGAACAAGGCGAAATCGTCGCTGACCGACATCGGCCGCTCGAGATCGGCGACGCCGTCGCTGCCGAAATGCTCTGCTGCGGTCCTGCGGGCAAAGGCGGTCTCGTCCGGATCGTTGACGAGCGCGGGGCAGCCCGGCGTGACCGTCACCTCCGCCTCGATCCCGAAGCTCCGCGCGTGGTTCGACACGATGGCCCTGACCCGGTCGACCAGGACGGCGCGCACGGCCGGCGTGAAAGACCTGAGATTCAGGCGCAGATCGGCCGTATCGGGAATGACGTTTCCCGCCTCGCCCGAATGAAACGCACCGACCGTCAGGACGGCGCTGTCGAGCGGGTCGACATTGCGCGATATGACGGTTTGCAGGGCTGTGACCATCGCCGCTCCGGCGACCAGGGGATCCCGGCTGAGATGCGGCAGCGCGGCATGACCGCCGAAGCCGCGCAGGCGGACGTCGATCTTGTCGATGGCAGCCCAGAACACACCGGGCTTGAAACCGAGCACGCCCGTCTTCATGCCCGGCATATTGTGCAGGCCGAACACGGCATCGCAGTCGAAAAGTGCGAACAGCCCTTGATCGATCATCGCCGCGGCGCCCCGGCCGATCTCTTCGGCGGGCTGGAAGATCACGTTGATCGTGCCGTCGAATCCTCTGGTCTCGGCCAGGAAGCGCGCGGCGGCCAGCAGGATCGCGCTGTGGCCGTCATGGCCGCAGGCGTGCATTTTGCCGGGATGACGGCTCGCATGCGACGCGCCGGTTGCTTCCTGAATCGGCAGGGCGTCGAAATCGGCCCGGATCCCGAGCGAGCGCCTGCCGGTGCCCTGCGACAGACTGCCCACGACGCCCG
This portion of the Phreatobacter stygius genome encodes:
- a CDS encoding threonine aldolase family protein, translated to MVHAPARAASGSPAVRINLYSDTQTRPTNAMKTAMMAAEVGDEQHGDDPTVHQLCDRMAALLGKEAAIFLPSGTMCNVVALNTHCRSGDEVLAHETAHILTSEGGSHAAIAGVQINALRGPRGLFDAATLRAAIRPRTRYAPPQTLLEIEQTANIGGGTIWPRSTLDELTAIARNEGWATHMDGARLMNACVATNIRPADMCAGFDSVWLDFTKGLGAPLGAVLAGSHDFIGRAWRWKQRLGGSMRQAGICAAACLYALDHNVERLADDHVHARALAAGLARLPGVDVAEPDTNLVFFDVARAGTTAAALQAALRSQGIAISLLGGRLRACTHLDVSASMIDETLGAIAGIIRR
- a CDS encoding M20 aminoacylase family protein, translated to MSILAGMAEWGDEFTRLRRDFHMHPELAFAENRTSETIARLLQGWGYRVHRGLGGTGVVGSLSQGTGRRSLGIRADFDALPIQEATGASHASRHPGKMHACGHDGHSAILLAAARFLAETRGFDGTINVIFQPAEEIGRGAAAMIDQGLFALFDCDAVFGLHNMPGMKTGVLGFKPGVFWAAIDKIDVRLRGFGGHAALPHLSRDPLVAGAAMVTALQTVISRNVDPLDSAVLTVGAFHSGEAGNVIPDTADLRLNLRSFTPAVRAVLVDRVRAIVSNHARSFGIEAEVTVTPGCPALVNDPDETAFARRTAAEHFGSDGVADLERPMSVSDDFALFLANRPGAYVVLGNGEQSYPLHHPSYDFNDDTILPAASYWVKLAQIYLA